In Aridibaculum aurantiacum, the following proteins share a genomic window:
- a CDS encoding endonuclease/exonuclease/phosphatase family protein, translated as MNEYIQILQLILSWLLIVAVLLPMVHNDYWVFRVFEYPRYQKFVLCTVALISLFINRPLTQTFVIITVVILALCVLYLGYKIWPYTAFSSIEMTTVKPNQKKNQLKLFAANVYQENTAYHKLLDQVKVEDPDVIMLVETDKKWEQAVKELDKDYPHILKEPRDNTYGLLFYSRFKFVSAEVKYLVEDDVPSVEAVIELPSGEHIKIFGLHPKPPVPGEDDRSTAKDKELMKIAFKAKEEKLPVIVLGDLNDVAWSYVTGLFRKTSGLLDPRRGRGFFSTFSAFYWFMRFPLDYVFCSAHFGLINMKRLGKNGSDHFPMLSHFELMPVLEARQDKPHADSEELQQAAEKANQPA; from the coding sequence ATGAATGAATATATACAGATACTCCAACTTATTCTTTCCTGGTTGTTAATCGTTGCTGTGTTACTACCTATGGTGCACAACGATTACTGGGTGTTTAGAGTATTTGAGTACCCGCGTTACCAAAAATTTGTTCTCTGTACTGTGGCGCTTATTTCCCTGTTTATCAACCGGCCACTCACTCAAACTTTCGTCATCATCACTGTTGTCATTCTTGCTTTATGTGTTCTTTACCTTGGGTATAAGATCTGGCCTTACACTGCTTTCTCTAGCATTGAAATGACAACGGTAAAGCCAAATCAAAAAAAGAACCAGCTAAAGTTGTTCGCTGCAAATGTTTACCAGGAAAATACAGCTTACCACAAGTTATTGGACCAGGTGAAAGTAGAAGACCCGGATGTGATTATGCTTGTAGAAACGGATAAGAAATGGGAGCAGGCAGTAAAAGAACTTGATAAAGATTATCCTCACATACTGAAAGAGCCCAGGGATAATACCTATGGTTTATTGTTCTATTCACGATTCAAATTTGTTTCTGCTGAAGTGAAATATTTGGTAGAAGATGATGTGCCATCGGTAGAGGCAGTGATCGAATTGCCATCAGGAGAACATATAAAGATCTTTGGCTTACATCCTAAGCCGCCAGTCCCCGGTGAAGATGATAGATCCACAGCAAAGGACAAAGAATTGATGAAGATCGCCTTCAAAGCAAAGGAAGAGAAGTTGCCAGTGATAGTGCTGGGTGATCTGAATGATGTAGCCTGGAGCTATGTTACCGGCTTATTCAGGAAGACTAGTGGCCTTCTTGATCCTCGCCGTGGCCGTGGTTTCTTTAGTACATTCTCTGCGTTCTATTGGTTTATGCGTTTCCCGCTTGATTATGTTTTTTGCTCCGCCCACTTTGGATTGATCAATATGAAACGTTTAGGGAAAAACGGATCTGATCACTTTCCTATGCTCAGCCATTTTGAACTAATGCCGGTACTGGAAGCAAGGCAAGATAAACCACATGCCGATTCAGAAGAACTGCAACAAGCTGCAGAAAAGGCGAATCAACCAGCATAA
- a CDS encoding OmpA family protein, translating to MKKLMLAIAVFTMPFTMQAQFGNLLEKAKSKINSRANNKIDQGMEGALDKVEAGVKKPGSATSSKPAEAKDGDGEEKEVEESGQPAKMSVNSKFDFVPGERIIYSEDFAQDVIGELPLTWNASGKGEVQTINGKQGKWLRVFQNNTYLSGNKKDFGENFTVEFDAIYFFQPKLSGYVMPDISFGLFSTGEEDNLENKFLQDQNSLNSAIINLHPSGAGGAYMSSYKTRARTFGSDRSVLNEYSKYHNKVMHYAIQIQKTRFRMWINQDKVFDVPRGVNTNALLNQIYFHMESSNYKDEEVGFYVSNIKVATGLPDTRHKLVEEGKFSTTGILFDFQSATIRPESYGVIKEIGSVLKENPAIKINIIGHTSNDGDANANLALSKLRSAAVKDVLVKEYAIDAARLTTDGKGGSQPVGDNKTTEGKAQNRRVEFIKL from the coding sequence ATGAAAAAACTTATGCTGGCAATTGCAGTATTTACAATGCCATTTACTATGCAAGCGCAGTTTGGTAACCTGCTTGAAAAAGCCAAAAGCAAAATCAATAGCAGGGCTAACAACAAAATAGACCAGGGTATGGAAGGTGCCTTGGATAAAGTAGAGGCTGGCGTAAAAAAGCCTGGTTCTGCTACCTCATCAAAACCTGCTGAAGCAAAAGATGGTGATGGTGAAGAAAAAGAAGTAGAAGAGTCAGGGCAGCCAGCTAAGATGAGTGTAAACTCAAAGTTTGATTTTGTTCCTGGAGAGCGTATCATTTACAGCGAAGACTTTGCACAGGATGTAATAGGTGAACTGCCGCTTACATGGAATGCTAGTGGTAAAGGAGAGGTACAAACCATTAATGGCAAACAAGGAAAGTGGTTGCGTGTTTTTCAAAACAACACTTACCTGTCTGGTAACAAGAAAGACTTTGGTGAGAACTTCACTGTAGAGTTTGATGCTATCTATTTCTTTCAACCAAAATTGTCAGGTTATGTAATGCCTGATATAAGCTTTGGTTTGTTCAGCACAGGTGAAGAAGACAACCTGGAGAACAAATTCCTGCAGGATCAAAACAGCCTGAATTCAGCAATCATCAATCTTCATCCTTCTGGTGCAGGTGGAGCATATATGAGCAGTTATAAGACCAGGGCCAGGACCTTTGGTAGCGACAGGTCTGTTTTGAACGAGTATAGCAAGTACCATAACAAAGTGATGCACTATGCTATCCAAATTCAAAAGACACGCTTCCGTATGTGGATCAACCAGGATAAAGTTTTCGATGTTCCTCGTGGTGTAAATACCAATGCGCTCCTCAACCAGATTTACTTCCATATGGAATCCTCAAATTATAAAGATGAAGAGGTTGGTTTTTATGTAAGCAATATCAAAGTAGCTACAGGCTTGCCTGATACACGTCATAAGCTGGTGGAAGAAGGTAAGTTCAGTACCACCGGTATCTTGTTCGATTTTCAAAGTGCTACTATCCGCCCGGAATCTTATGGTGTGATCAAGGAAATCGGTAGTGTTCTGAAAGAAAACCCAGCCATCAAGATCAATATCATTGGGCACACCAGTAACGATGGTGATGCTAATGCCAATCTTGCTCTTTCAAAACTTAGATCTGCCGCTGTGAAAGATGTGTTGGTAAAAGAGTATGCTATAGATGCTGCACGCTTAACTACAGATGGTAAAGGCGGTAGCCAGCCAGTGGGTGATAATAAAACCACAGAAGGTAAAGCGCAAAACAGGCGTGTAGAATTTATAAAGCTGTAA
- a CDS encoding PP2C family protein-serine/threonine phosphatase yields the protein MATNFFGLTDAGRQRSNNEDTFIAETLRNGRYIAACVIDGVGGYEGGEVAAEIARETILDQLKRIDNSGNIAVSLKDAVAAANKQIYQQKIENRRNGQMACVVTLALADIEENKFYYAHVGDTRLYLLRDQSLVKVTKDHSFVGFLEDSGRLSEEAAMKHPKRNEINKALGFDDIAGNAEYIETGDSPFLPGDILLLCSDGLTDMVSNSGLRDVLVSGKTIEKKAETLISAANNAGGKDNITVVLVWNDKEPVKQEATKPAVSLRQDNHVKSEGVALSAKENHDDIRRPEVKKKANPTVSILSILLVLVVAALAWLLYRDYVKDQNHRQEVQSRVEVKQRSEQEQAFVDNIDATTNGEVFLVTTAPGQQLVITDSILIHKDSLHIIGNGMTLVADTSYKGPAFIVAANTRYFLLDSITLQGFDVGVLMRSPGLHLQNVQFKNCKVPVEYQMMFPANAVVNGRLTDSAFLYIGNTQNNY from the coding sequence ATGGCTACAAACTTTTTCGGATTAACGGATGCCGGTAGACAACGAAGCAACAATGAAGATACTTTCATTGCTGAGACATTGAGAAACGGCCGTTATATAGCTGCATGTGTAATTGATGGTGTGGGTGGATATGAAGGTGGTGAAGTAGCAGCTGAAATAGCAAGAGAAACTATCCTTGATCAGCTGAAACGAATTGATAACAGTGGCAACATTGCTGTATCACTTAAAGATGCTGTTGCTGCTGCTAATAAGCAGATATACCAGCAGAAAATAGAGAACAGGCGCAATGGCCAGATGGCATGTGTGGTAACACTTGCACTCGCCGATATTGAAGAGAATAAATTTTACTATGCACACGTAGGTGATACGCGCCTTTACCTGCTCCGCGACCAGTCGCTTGTAAAAGTTACCAAGGATCATTCGTTTGTTGGATTTTTAGAAGATAGTGGCCGCTTGAGTGAAGAGGCTGCCATGAAACATCCAAAACGCAACGAAATAAACAAGGCACTTGGTTTTGATGATATAGCTGGTAATGCAGAATATATAGAAACAGGAGACTCGCCATTTTTACCAGGTGATATTCTACTCCTATGCAGCGATGGCTTAACCGATATGGTAAGCAATAGCGGTTTAAGAGATGTACTGGTTTCAGGTAAAACAATAGAGAAAAAAGCAGAGACTTTGATAAGTGCTGCAAACAATGCCGGCGGTAAAGACAATATTACCGTAGTGCTTGTATGGAACGATAAAGAGCCTGTAAAACAAGAAGCCACCAAACCTGCTGTAAGCCTCCGCCAGGATAATCATGTAAAATCTGAAGGAGTGGCTTTGTCAGCTAAAGAAAACCACGACGACATCAGGCGGCCGGAAGTAAAGAAGAAGGCAAACCCTACGGTAAGTATTTTATCCATTTTACTTGTACTGGTAGTGGCGGCCCTTGCATGGCTGCTTTACCGCGATTATGTAAAAGATCAAAATCACCGGCAGGAAGTGCAGTCGCGTGTTGAGGTAAAACAGCGCAGCGAACAGGAGCAGGCATTTGTAGATAATATAGATGCTACTACCAATGGTGAAGTTTTTCTTGTGACCACAGCGCCAGGTCAACAACTTGTCATCACTGATTCTATCCTCATTCATAAAGATAGCCTGCACATTATAGGCAATGGGATGACGCTGGTGGCCGATACTTCTTATAAAGGTCCAGCATTTATTGTAGCTGCTAACACCCGCTACTTTTTATTAGATAGCATCACACTCCAGGGCTTCGACGTAGGTGTACTGATGAGGTCTCCGGGCTTACACCTGCAAAACGTGCAGTTCAAAAATTGTAAAGTGCCGGTGGAGTACCAGATGATGTTCCCGGCTAATGCTGTTGTAAACGGCAGGCTGACTGATTCTGCATTTCTCTATATAGGTAATACACAAAACAATTATTAG